Proteins co-encoded in one Candidatus Poribacteria bacterium genomic window:
- a CDS encoding 2-oxo acid dehydrogenase subunit E2, whose product MTTEFNLPELGEDIDAGDVVALLVSVGDTIEVDQPVLEIETDKAAIEIPSSISGTITAIHVEEGGIVEVGKPILTVDTEGMGEGKIESPETPQKTAPAPEVVSPPTTRAEKREETPAIPSVETQRITETDEPLLDFSKWGEIERVALGGIRRATAKHMATAWGTIPHVTNFDKADITELEKLRKQHTSKVEAVGGKLTITAILLKIAAGALKQFPQFCASVDMERAEIIYKRYYHIGVAVDTSQGLLVPVIRNVDQKNITELAIELNQAAEKARNRKLGLEDMQGGTFTISNLGNIGGTNFAPIINYPEVAILGVSRSQIEPVFINDQFQPRLMLPLALSYDHRLIDGADAARFLRRLIDVLENPFLLALEG is encoded by the coding sequence ATGACAACCGAATTTAACCTCCCCGAACTCGGAGAAGACATTGACGCCGGCGATGTCGTTGCCCTGCTGGTGTCTGTCGGTGACACAATCGAAGTTGATCAGCCGGTGTTGGAGATTGAAACGGATAAAGCTGCTATCGAAATACCTTCTTCCATCAGCGGCACCATCACGGCGATTCATGTGGAGGAAGGTGGAATCGTGGAGGTCGGAAAGCCGATTCTCACGGTTGACACGGAGGGAATGGGCGAAGGAAAGATCGAATCTCCAGAGACGCCACAGAAAACTGCTCCCGCACCCGAGGTCGTGTCACCCCCAACTACTAGAGCGGAAAAACGGGAGGAAACACCGGCTATACCGTCAGTCGAAACGCAACGGATCACTGAAACTGACGAGCCACTACTAGATTTCTCAAAATGGGGTGAAATTGAGCGAGTTGCATTGGGAGGGATACGCCGTGCTACTGCGAAGCATATGGCGACTGCGTGGGGGACGATCCCACATGTCACAAATTTCGATAAGGCGGATATCACAGAATTAGAAAAACTCCGCAAACAGCACACCTCAAAGGTTGAGGCTGTAGGTGGTAAACTCACAATCACGGCAATACTCCTCAAAATTGCTGCAGGTGCGTTGAAGCAATTCCCGCAGTTCTGCGCAAGCGTGGATATGGAGAGAGCAGAAATTATCTACAAGCGATACTATCACATCGGTGTAGCTGTCGATACATCGCAAGGGCTTCTAGTACCCGTTATCCGCAATGTCGATCAGAAAAACATTACCGAATTAGCGATTGAGTTGAATCAGGCAGCGGAGAAGGCAAGAAATAGGAAACTCGGTTTGGAAGATATGCAGGGTGGAACCTTCACGATAAGCAACCTTGGCAATATCGGTGGGACAAACTTTGCCCCGATAATCAACTACCCCGAAGTTGCCATTCTCGGTGTTTCCCGCAGTCAGATTGAACCGGTATTTATCAATGACCAATTTCAGCCGCGTCTGATGTTGCCGCTTGCCCTTTCCTACGACCACCGCTTGATTGATGGTGCCGATGCAGCCCGTTTTTTGCGTCGGTTGATTGACGTGTTGGAAAATCCTTTCTTACTCGCACTCGAAGGATAA
- a CDS encoding HEAT repeat domain-containing protein yields the protein MEDYDIDELIEQLEYDEDREATIAALVEIGESAVPDLIAALENVIWDVCDGAADALAQIGEPAVPALIDTFAHEFRHVALNASDAVARIGEPAVSALAEALNDTYDPVREYAVRALSTIGNSTHAVVPALIQALGDDEIEIRTYAAVGLANVGEAASDAVPALIATSTDESDRVRQHVAFALSEIGTPEAEKALSEL from the coding sequence ATGGAAGATTACGATATTGATGAATTGATTGAACAGTTGGAATATGACGAGGATCGAGAAGCGACGATTGCAGCCTTGGTTGAGATTGGTGAATCTGCGGTGCCTGACCTGATAGCGGCGTTAGAAAACGTGATTTGGGATGTGTGCGATGGTGCAGCTGACGCCTTAGCACAGATTGGAGAACCCGCCGTTCCTGCTTTGATAGATACGTTTGCCCATGAATTCAGACATGTTGCGCTCAACGCATCCGACGCCGTTGCTCGAATTGGAGAACCTGCGGTTTCGGCTTTAGCTGAAGCATTAAATGACACCTATGACCCCGTACGCGAATATGCTGTCCGTGCGTTGAGCACAATTGGAAATTCTACCCATGCAGTTGTGCCTGCATTAATTCAGGCACTCGGTGACGATGAAATAGAGATTCGGACCTACGCTGCGGTTGGACTGGCAAATGTCGGTGAAGCTGCGAGCGACGCTGTGCCAGCTTTGATAGCCACCTCGACTGATGAGTCCGATCGGGTTCGTCAACATGTCGCTTTTGCACTGTCAGAGATTGGAACACCTGAAGCAGAAAAAGCGTTAAGCGAACTGTAA
- a CDS encoding transposase: protein MKTYRFKLYSNHGNGELHKTIDGHAHVWNHCVALQRRYYAIYGKYISKFRLINHISKLKRLPRFAYWNQLPSQSIQDVASRIDKGYRSMFEARSNGKKWGRPRFKSRGKYKSFTLLQAGWKLRPGNRIKIGKCIYSYFKSRDVLGTPKRCTIKRDAIGDVYICILTDYEAPVLNRLMTGKIAGFDFGLKRFLTGSNGYDIKSPEFFKRSLNAIKRANRNHSRKQKGSNNRARARLDLARKHRKVERQRENFHWKLAHELTDEHDEICLEDLNLKGMKSLWGRKVSDLGFADFVKKLVYIAPKKGVKITFTDKWYPSSKTCSVCGTVNQTLNLRDRTWRCNDCGAVHDRDRNAAINIFRVGASTHEGEDISPGSPGNPC from the coding sequence ATGAAAACCTACAGGTTCAAGTTGTATTCTAATCACGGTAATGGTGAATTGCACAAGACGATAGACGGACACGCTCACGTCTGGAATCATTGCGTTGCCCTTCAGCGACGGTACTATGCCATCTATGGTAAGTATATTAGCAAGTTTAGATTGATAAACCATATCTCTAAACTGAAACGCTTGCCTCGGTTTGCTTATTGGAATCAATTGCCAAGCCAATCCATACAAGATGTCGCCTCCCGTATTGACAAGGGCTACCGGTCAATGTTTGAAGCAAGATCCAATGGTAAGAAATGGGGGCGTCCTCGTTTCAAGTCGCGTGGCAAGTATAAGTCATTCACACTGCTTCAAGCCGGTTGGAAACTCCGGCCGGGCAATCGCATCAAAATAGGAAAGTGTATCTACTCCTATTTCAAGTCCCGTGATGTGTTAGGCACCCCAAAACGCTGTACCATTAAACGGGACGCTATCGGTGATGTCTATATCTGTATCTTAACAGACTATGAGGCACCAGTCCTCAATCGGCTCATGACGGGTAAAATCGCAGGGTTCGATTTTGGTCTAAAGCGTTTTCTCACTGGGTCAAATGGATATGACATAAAATCACCCGAGTTTTTCAAACGCAGTCTCAACGCTATCAAACGGGCGAATCGAAACCATTCCCGAAAACAGAAAGGTTCAAACAACCGGGCAAGGGCAAGGCTTGATTTAGCCCGCAAGCACCGTAAGGTTGAACGCCAACGGGAAAATTTCCATTGGAAATTAGCACATGAACTCACTGATGAACACGACGAAATCTGTCTTGAGGATTTGAATCTCAAAGGTATGAAGTCGCTTTGGGGACGTAAAGTCAGCGACCTCGGCTTTGCCGATTTCGTTAAGAAATTGGTGTATATTGCCCCCAAAAAGGGTGTCAAAATCACTTTCACTGATAAATGGTATCCTTCCAGTAAAACTTGCTCAGTTTGTGGTACTGTCAATCAAACGTTGAACTTGCGTGATAGAACTTGGCGTTGCAACGATTGTGGCGCAGTCCATGACCGAGACCGTAACGCTGCAATTAACATCTTTCGGGTTGGGGCGTCAACCCATGAAGGAGAGGACATAAGCCCCGGTTCGCCGGGCAATCCTTGTTGA